One Leclercia pneumoniae genomic region harbors:
- the yidD gene encoding membrane protein insertion efficiency factor YidD, producing MAPPLSPGSRVLIALIRVYQRLISPLLGPHCRFTPTCSSYGIEALRRFGVIKGSWLTVKRVLKCHPLHPGGDDPVPPGPFDTREH from the coding sequence ATGGCGCCGCCACTGTCGCCTGGCTCACGGGTCCTGATAGCCCTCATTAGGGTCTATCAACGCCTGATTAGTCCGCTACTCGGGCCGCACTGCCGTTTCACACCGACATGCTCAAGCTATGGAATTGAGGCATTGCGCAGGTTTGGAGTGATAAAAGGCAGTTGGTTGACGGTGAAACGCGTATTAAAATGCCACCCTTTACACCCAGGTGGAGACGACCCCGTCCCCCCCGGACCCTTTGATACCAGAGAACACTAA